The genome window ACCGCCGGACGAAGCAGCGCACGTCCGCGCGCTCGGGATCGACCCGGCGGTGCGGCGGCAACTCGACCGCGGTGCGTCCCCGAACGAACCGCCGCAATGCGCCCGCAAGAGGCGATCGCGCCGGCACGTTCGGCAGCAGATCGCGGAACGCAAGGGTGCCGGACGCGGAATCGTAGCTCAGCGTGAACGGCGACGGCGCCAGCCAGCGGAACGTGAACTCGTGCCGTCCCCGGCGGGCCGGCCGCTCGGCCAGCCCTCGAAACACGCCCCGCTCGGCGTACTCCTGCAACCGCGCCCGCACCTCGGCCAGGCCGTCGTGCAGCGGCCCGCGCCCCTCCATCCGCACGCGCCGACGTCCCTCCACTAGTGGTAGTAGGACATCACGCCCGGCTCGATCTTGCCGAGGAACCCGGGCGGATACTGGTCGCGCACCCAGAACTCCTTCTTGGCCTGCACGTTGACGACGCTCGGACGGCTCTCGTCGAGCGCCACCTGGTAGGCCCGCTCGAGGGCCGGCCGCATCTCGTCGGGCCGCGTGACGTACTCGCCGTGCGCCCCGAGCGCTTCGCCGAGCTTGTCGTACCGCAGGTTCTCCTGGAACAGGTGCACGGGGAGCCCGATGGTGTTGTTGCGCTGGCCGGTCCACGTGCCCCACGCGTTGTTGTTGTAGACGACGATGACGGCAGGGAAGCGGTACTTGGACAGCGTCTCGACCTCCATCGCGGTGTAGCCGAACCCGCCGTCGCCGGTGATGCCGATCACCGGGTGGCCCTCGAAGCCCGCCTGCGCCCCGACGCCGTGGCGGACGGCCGCCGCGACGCCGACGGTGTAGCCGATGTCCGGGCCGATCGCCCCGTACTGGTACGCGCCGTTGATGATCTGCGCCGGCCGGTGCGCGCGCAGGTAGCGCCGCGTGTAGCGCGCGATGCCGTAGCCGCCCTGCAGGATCGTGGTGCGGTCCGCCGGCAGGTCGCCGTGGTGCAGGAAGTCGGCCAGCTCCTTGCCGATGACCGCCGGATGCACCGCGTCGGTGTACCCCAGCCCGGTCCGGTAGTACTCCTCGTTCTCCGCCTCGAACGCCTCGCGGGCCGCGGCCACCTCGGCCACCCACGCTTCCCGCCGCTGGCGCGGCATCGCGGCGGCCAGGGCCTCGAGGGCGGCGCGCTCGTCGCTGACGATGCCGACGTCGATGGGAAGATTGCGCCCGATGTCCTCCGCGCCCGGATCGATGCGGATGTAGCGCGCATCGGGCCCGAAGGCGAACTCCCCGAGCGTCGGCATGCAGTACTGGCCGACGAGCAGGACGACGTCCGCGCTCATCAACGCCATCGGCGCCGCGTCGGCCGACAGTTCGTGTTCGGCCGGGAACTGGCCCTTCATGGCGCCCGATTCGACCACCGGGATGTGCGCGCGCTCGGCCAGCTTCCGGAGCGCGTCCCACGCCTTGCTGTAGAGGACGCCGTTGCTCGACACGATGACCGGCCGCTCGGCGCTCCGCAGCAGCTCGACCGCCCGGTCGATCGCCTGCGGGTCGGGATGCGGCCTGGCGTCGGTGCGGTACTTGGTCTTGTCGTAGAAGTACTCGACGTCGATCGGATCGGTGAACCGGGCGCGGGCGATCTCGGCCGGGAAGTCGAGGTGCACCGGCTTGGGCACGCCGCTCTTGAGCTGCCGGAACGCGTAGCCGGCGTACTCCCAGGTGCGGGCGGGCGTGATGAGCCGCTTGCCGTACTTCTTGATGCCCTCGGTCAGCGGCTGCTGGTTCTGGTCCTGGATGCCCTGCTCGGTGTCCTCGGCGAAGATGGTCTTGTTGCTGGCGAGCACGAGAATCGGGGAGCGGGCCGAGTTGGCGGCCGAGATGGCGCAGATCATGTCGGTGAAGCCCGGTCCCTCGGTCCCGGACGTCGCCGCCACCTCGCCGGTGGCGCGGCAGAAGGCGTCGGCCGCGTGGCACAGCGAGCCCTCGTGGCGGCCCGAGTAGGTCGGGATGCCCATGTCGCCGATGGCGTGCACCACGTCGTAGTTGCCCGGGCAGCAGAACAGCGCCTTGACCCCCTCTTCCTTGCAGGCCCGCGCGAACACCTGCGCGCCCGACATCGGGAAGTCGATCTCCGGCAGCGGGGCCGCCTTCGCCTTCTCGAACTCGCTCGGAATGGTGATCGGCTTGACGTCCTCCTCGGCCGCGCTCGCAGCACGGCCCGTGCCGAGAGCGGCCGCCGTCGCGCCTGCACCGCCCAGAACCGCCTGGCGCATGAACGCCCGCCGTGACTCCGTCGCCGTGCCGCCGGACCGCTTCGCGTTCCGCGTCTTCGCTTTCATGAGATCCTCCACACGCGCCTTGGGCGCCGCCGTACTCGTGCCGTACTCTCGGTGACTGGGCGATGCGTCGTGGTGGCGACGCCCGCGCGAACGCATGCTAATCGTGCGCCCGCAAGGGTGTCAACGCGCGC of Acidobacteriota bacterium contains these proteins:
- a CDS encoding thiamine pyrophosphate-binding protein → MRSRGRRHHDASPSHREYGTSTAAPKARVEDLMKAKTRNAKRSGGTATESRRAFMRQAVLGGAGATAAALGTGRAASAAEEDVKPITIPSEFEKAKAAPLPEIDFPMSGAQVFARACKEEGVKALFCCPGNYDVVHAIGDMGIPTYSGRHEGSLCHAADAFCRATGEVAATSGTEGPGFTDMICAISAANSARSPILVLASNKTIFAEDTEQGIQDQNQQPLTEGIKKYGKRLITPARTWEYAGYAFRQLKSGVPKPVHLDFPAEIARARFTDPIDVEYFYDKTKYRTDARPHPDPQAIDRAVELLRSAERPVIVSSNGVLYSKAWDALRKLAERAHIPVVESGAMKGQFPAEHELSADAAPMALMSADVVLLVGQYCMPTLGEFAFGPDARYIRIDPGAEDIGRNLPIDVGIVSDERAALEALAAAMPRQRREAWVAEVAAAREAFEAENEEYYRTGLGYTDAVHPAVIGKELADFLHHGDLPADRTTILQGGYGIARYTRRYLRAHRPAQIINGAYQYGAIGPDIGYTVGVAAAVRHGVGAQAGFEGHPVIGITGDGGFGYTAMEVETLSKYRFPAVIVVYNNNAWGTWTGQRNNTIGLPVHLFQENLRYDKLGEALGAHGEYVTRPDEMRPALERAYQVALDESRPSVVNVQAKKEFWVRDQYPPGFLGKIEPGVMSYYH